GTCACACCGGCGCGATCTGGGCCCAGCGCGTCGACCTCGACACCTTCGACGACACGCTCGCCGTGACCGCACACCTGTTCCAGGCCGAGATCCCCAAGACCAGCGACGTACGGGTCACCGTGGTCGGCCGCCGCGTCTTCGCCCAGCACGTAGCCGCCCCGGACGGCGCCCTGGACTGGCGCCGCGGCAACTGGGACGACCTGACCCACGCCCCCACCACCGTGCCTGCCCCGGTCGAGGCCGCGCTGCACCGCTACCTGGACTCCTTCGGCCTGGTCTTCGGCTGCTTCGACTTCGCTCTGACCGGCGACGGGGATGCCCCGGAACACTGGACGGCGATCGAGTGCAACAGCAACGGACAGTGGGGCTGGCTGCCCGACGCGCCCGCCATCACCGAGGCGTTCGCCGACATCCTCGAAGGGAAAGGAGGCGGTAGGCCATGACGATGCCCGCCGACCTTGAGACCGACGCCGCGCGGCTGCGCGAGGCGATGGCGAAGGCCCTCGCCGAGAAGGACGTCCTCACCGATCCAGCCTGGCGCCAGGCGGTGGAAACGGTGCCCAGGCACCGGTTCGTGCCCGGCTTCTACCTGCCCGCCGACGAGCGCGACAGGCAGGGCCTGACTGGGAACCGGTCACCGCCGAGCCCGACTATGGCCGGTGGCTGGCCGCCGCGTACTCCGACACCACGCTCATCACACAGTTCGACGGCGACGAACCCGACTGGAAGAACCCGATCGAGCGCCACGGCGGGGCCCCGACCTCATCCTCCACGCTCCCCTCCCTCGTGCTGCGGATGTGGGCCGACGCCGACCTCCAAGAGGGCCACACGGTGCTGGAGATCGGCACGGGGACCGGCTACTCCACCGCGCTGGCCTGCGAGCGTCTCGGCTCCGCCGACGTCACATCGATCGAGGTCGACGGCCGCCGGCTGGAGACAGCGGCGAGGGCGCTGTACGGCTGCGGCTACACCCCGACCCTGGCAGTGGCGGACGGGCTGTACGGGTACTGGCCCGAGGCACGGTTCGACCGGATCGTGGCCGCCTGCTCGTTCCGCGCCGTACCGCCCGCGCTGCTGGCCCAGGCCCGGCCAGGCGGGAAGATCCTGCTCACCCTCTCGGGCTGGCTCTACGGGTACGCCCGCGTCCTGCTCACCGTCGCCGAGGACGGCACCGCCGAGGGCCAACTGCTGCCCGGCACGGTGTCGTTCATGTCGGCGCGTACGCACGCCGCGCCGGCATTCGGCAACCCCGCCCACTGGGCCGCGGGCCTCCCGGACAAACCCAGGGCGGCCCGGCACAGCCCCAAGCGGATCACCGCCGCCACCGAGGAAGCGTTCCACCTGCGGTTCCTCGCCCAGAGCGCGGTGCCGGACGCGCAGATGACGACGGCCGGAGAGGTGGTGCACCTGGTCGACGTGGCGACCAGCTCGGCCGCCACCCTCACCCCCCACAACGGCGGTTGGCAGGTGCGCGAGGGCGGCCCGGTACGGCTGTGGGAGCGCATCGAGCGCGTCCTGGACGCCTACGACGAGGCCGACCGGCCGGGGCCGGAGACCTTCACCCTGCACGTCTACGACGGCGGGCAGCATCTGCGACACCCGCACATGTCCGGCCTGCCGCTGCCCAGGCCCTGACGGACCGCAGGCTCCAGGCGCCGCCCGGGCGAGGAGAGTGACGGCCTTGCACGGGCGCCTGGCACGTTCATCGGACCCCTTCCTGGCCAACGACCTCGGAGATGTCCAAGGCGTTGTGAAAGATGACGCGTTGGTGCGATGTCGAAAGGCGAATTCACGGCGACGAGCCGCCCCCAACCACGGTCGCTAGCCCGTTCGGAAGCCAAGGCGAACACCAGACCCCGGACACTCACTAAGCGCCCGGATGATCACTGCCTAGAATCCGCCCCCCTTCCCTGATCGACGACGCTTGGGAGGGGCCAGCTCGCGAGCGGCCGAGCGCGCATCGTCCAAGAGATGCCGCTCGGGAGAGCTTCCCGACCTATCGACGCCCGACATCTCAAGAGCGTTGGCCAGGTCGGACAAGAGGCGCGCGAGGCGCTCCGGATTGTCGGCCCAGCTCATCACAGTCTCCTTCCTGGAGTGATGACCGAAAGGGTCGCAGCGGTACGAGCACCATGCCTAGGCACGTGTAGATCAGCAGATGACGTGTCTCCAGTGAGCCTTACCTCCCCATTGCACGGCAGCCTGCGCCGACACAACGAAACGCCGCTCCTCGTCCTGAACGTGGGCACAGTGCGGCATTGGCAGCACGCTCACCACAACAGCCGGTACCGGTCGACGAAGCCGTACAGGTCGTCCTCCTCCGGGACGCTGCCACCCTGGAGCTGATGCCTCCCATCCTGACCAAAGACCGTGCGACGCCAGCTGTTCACGTGGCCTTGGTTGCGGCCTCCATACTCCCAGCGACGCTCTCGTCTCTCCAGCCTGTGGTGATCCGGTCGAGCTGCGCGGCGAGATGCTCGATGTGGTCAGCCATACAGCGCAGCTGCAGGGCACAGGCCCGGGCGCCCCGAGCACCGACTTCCGCGTCCACGGAGCCGGCCCACAGAGCGATGACCGGGGGACTGTCCTGCGCCTGAGACTGAAACAACTGCGCTTGCAGGAACTCTCCCGCGCGATCGCCCGGCGCCCCGAGCGCGGTTACGGGACCAACATGGTCGAGACCTTCAGGCGGACCGGGGTGATCCAGGGAGCAGTGACCACCCAGCCCCTCACATCCCCTGCGCGCGCCCGGATTCTGCTGACCGGCGAGCCGTACGGCGAGCGTGCTGAGACCTTGCCCGAACGCGTATGCCGCCGTACGCAG
This portion of the Streptomyces sp. NBC_01750 genome encodes:
- a CDS encoding DUF6907 domain-containing protein, whose product is MSTPADVERLRTAAYAFGQGLSTLAVRLAGQQNPGARRGCEGLGGHCSLDHPGPPEGLDHVGPVTALGAPGDRAGEFLQAQLFQSQAQDSPPVIALWAGSVDAEVGARGARACALQLRCMADHIEHLAAQLDRITTGWRDESVAGSMEAATKAT